From the genome of Eucalyptus grandis isolate ANBG69807.140 chromosome 2, ASM1654582v1, whole genome shotgun sequence, one region includes:
- the LOC104432536 gene encoding putative disease resistance RPP13-like protein 1 has translation MCKLKVIPIVGMGGVGKTALTQQVYNDARVTNYFDVKAWACVSEDYDVLAITKSILGITNGHLSCEGKDFNWLQDKLKEHLAGKKFLVVLDDVWNENYGNWTTLLKPFQLGAKGSKIILTTRNKSVASLASAPPYYLKELSQDACMTLLAFHAFGVENFDHHLDLKVLGQKIAEKCKGLPLAVKTLAGLLRHKVNPQEWKAILNSKIWDLRNEILPALKLSYLHLPSNLRRCFTYCAIFPKDYEIERDDLIHWWIAEGLLEVKEAKTLWNTGLNYFNELVSRSLFQKSSINGSQFLMHDLVNDLAKLVAGATYFSPEEFEFEVNQSNASFARHASFIPSYHIVPKRLEVYRRMKGLRSFISLRKPYGQFYLSHKVLCDLLSTVKYLRVLSLSHYRIREVPDCLGKLRHLRHLNLSYTNIKMLPKSIVTLYNLEALMLRACRYLTTLPKGMEKLINLKFLDITDTLNLRAMPMYIGHLVGLEMLSKFVVGTENGLRLKELKNLKDLKGELCIFDLHKVQEVGDAKEIDLITKEGICRLTMRWSPDFEISRNEDLEAEVLVFLHPHQNLENLVISYYGGLKFPSWLESPPHLNIVHLQLHGCCRAKTLPSLGQLFLLKELYIEGLNAISTIGSEFYGTDESPFPSLITLEFRDMPLWEDWSHCVGIEEVRVLFPCLEHLLIQDCPVLIGKLPSQLGSLTKLEIESCPHMDALPSIISLPSLKELKFKSCNEGVLKSLVNLTSLTSLIIKDVSELTCLNHGFTSSLIRLEELYIKRCEKLTYLWQDKVVDMCPEFMYFVAEEGDIELFGNLKTICLSDCIKLEKLPSKMHTLYSLRDLSIEKCPNLVSFPDTGIPTSMISLKIEGCNRLQHLPKGLNVDLDELGSINTQGDKMSCLQSLKITSCHSLPAALFSGGIFLPITLKSLKIFHCQNVESLAQINLNCLQSIKEIEIGSCDKLRSLPQGLNTLSGLNSLHLYHLTALELECFPPLPPEISTFKLDNCSKIKSLPTQLHRLTSLQDLEISGCESITCFPNGGLPPQLQLLTILKCENMKQPVREWLTPLTSLEWLEIDSEVGGVGEEEDLVLPLPSSLLRFWIRDMGKVERLSSSLPPSLQYLGIFNCPKLRELPQDGLPPSLEFLWIEGCGILEERCRKGTGCYWPLIREIPQVTLGCDDSKSIT, from the coding sequence ATGTGCAAACTAAAAGTGATACCTATCGTAGGGATGGGGGGTGTGGGGAAGACGGCTTTGACTCAACAAGTTTACAATGATGCGAGAGTCACTAACTATTTCGATGTGAAAGCATGGGCTTGCGTTTCCGAAGATTACGACGTGCTTGCTATCACAAAGAGTATCCTAGGGATAACCAACGGCCATTTGTCCTGTGAAGGTAAGGACTTCAATTGGCTTCAAGATAAGCTCAAGGAACACCTTGCGGGGAAGAAGTTTCTTGTCGTTTTAGATGATGTTTGGAACGAGAATTATGGAAATTGGACTACTCTATTGAAGCCTTTTCAATTGGGAGCGAAGGGAAGCAAGATCATCCTCACCACTCGTAACAAGAGTGTTGCTTCATTAGCTAGTGCTCCACCGTATTATCTCAAAGAGTTGTCACAAGATGCTTGTATGACTCTGTTGGCATTTCATGCTTTTGGTGTAGAAAATTTCGATCATCATCTAGATCTTAAAGTATTAGGACAAAAAATAGCGGAAAAATGCAAAGGGTTGCCATTAGCAGTAAAAACATTGGCCGGGCTGCTACGCCATAAAGTCAACCCCCAAGAATGGAAAGCTATATTGAATAGCAAAATTTGGGACCTAAGAAATGAGATCCTTCCAGCTTTGAAACTTAGTTATCTTCATCTCCCTTCCAATTTGAGGAGATGTTTTACTTATTGTGCTATATTTCCAAAGGACTATGAAATTGAACGGGACGACTTGATCCACTGGTGGATTGCAGAGGGCTTGTTGGAGGTAAAAGAAGCAAAGACCCTTTGGAATACAggtttgaattattttaatGAGCTAGTATCTAGATCATTatttcaaaagtcaagtatAAACGGATCACAATTCTTGATGCATGATCTTGTGAATGACCTTGCAAAGCTAGTCGCTGGTGCAACTTATTTTAGCCCAGAGGAGTTTGAGTTTGAGGTTAATCAAAGTAATGCATCTTTTGCTCGTCATGCCTCTTTCATTCCCAGCTATCACATTGTGCCGAAAAGACTTGAGGTATATCGTCGAATGAAGGGACTTAGGAGCTTCATATCATTACGAAAGCCCTACGGTCAGTTCTACTTGTCCCATAAAGTGCTATGTGACTTGTTGTCGACAGTAAAGTACTTAAGGGTGCTTTCATTGAGTCATTATCGAATAAGAGAGGTACCGGATTGCCTTGGCAAATTGAGGCACCTAAGGCACCTTAATCTATCGTATACTAATATCAAAATGCTTCCAAAGTCGATTGTTACATTATATAACCTAGAGGCTTTGATGTTGCGGGCTTGTCGATACCTCACCACATTACCGAAAGGTATGGAGAAATTGATCAATCTAAAATTTCTCGACATTACCGATACTCTGAACTTAAGAGCGATGCCAATGTATATAGGTCATTTGGTGGGTCTTGAGATGCTGTCCAAATTTGTAGTGGGAACAGAAAATGGGTTAAGGTTGAAGGAGTTAAAAAACCTGAAAGACCTCAAAGGGGAGTTGTGCATCTTTGATTTGCATAAGGTTCAAGAAGTTGGAGATGCTAAGGAGATCGATTTAATCACAAAGGAGGGAATATGTCGGTTGACCATGCGGTGGAGTccagattttgaaatttctcgGAATGAAGACCTTGAAGCAGAGGTCCTTGTCTTTCTTCACCCTCACCAAAACCTTGAAAATCTCGTGATATCCTACTATGGTGGCCTAAAATTCCCGTCATGGTTAGAAAGTCCCCCACATCTTAACATTGTGCATTTACAATTACATGGATGTTGCAGAGCCAAAACGTTGCCATCACTTGGGCAGCTATTTTTGCTCAAAGAACTATATATTGAAGGTCTAAATGCTATAAGCACGATAGGGTCTGAATTTTATGGAACCGATGAGAGTCCTTTTCCATCGTTAATAACTCTAGAATTCAGGGACATGCCATTGTGGGAAGACTGGTCTCATTGTGTTGGGATTGAAGAAGTAAGAGTTTTGTTCCCTTGTCTTGAGCATCTCCTCATTCAAGATTGTCCTGTGTTGATAGGAAAATTGCCTAGTCAACTAGGCTCTCTCACAAAGCTTGAAATCGAGTCCTGTCCACATATGGATGCGTTGCCCTCCATCATTAGCCTTCCATCTCtcaaagaattaaaattcaagagttGTAATGAGGGGGTGCTAAAGAGTTTGGTAAACTTGACATCTCTAACCTCTCTTATCATAAAAGATGTCTCTGAACTTACTTGCTTAAATCATGGGTTTACAAGCTCCTTGATTAGGCTGGAGGAGTTATATATCAAAAGATGTGAAAAGTTAACTTACTTATGGCAAGACAAAGTTGTTGATATGTGTCCTGAATTCATGTattttgtggctgaagaagGAGATATAGAGCTGTTTGGCAACCTTAAGACTATCTGCTTGAGTGACTGCATCAAATTAGAGAAGCTCCCAAGCAAGATGCACACCCTTTATTCTCTTAGAGACTTGTCAATCGAAAAGTGTCCAAATCTCGTGTCCTTCCCCGACACAGGTATACCGACATCTATGATATCTTTAAAAATCGAGGGCTGCAATAGGTTGCAACATTTACCCAAAGGATTAAATGTTGACTTGGATGAACTAGGCAGCATCAATACCCAAGGGGACAAGATGTCTTGTCTGCAAAGTTTAAAGATCACCTCCTGCCATTCTTTACCAGCTGCTTTGTTTAGCGGGGGCATATTTTTACCTATAACCCTCAAGAGTCTCAAAATTTTTCATTGCCAGAATGTGGAGTCGCTCGCGCAAATAAATCTAAATTGTCTTCAATCCATTAAAGAGATTGAGATTGGTAGTTGCGATAAGTTGAGAAGCTTACCCCAAGGCCTAAACACACTCTCCGGCCTCAATTCCTTGCATTTGTACCACTTGACTGCTCTAGAGCTGGAGTgcttccctcctcttcctcccgaAATCTCGACGTTTAAGCTTGACAATTGTTCGAAGATAAAATCGTTACCTACTCAGTTGCATCGACTCACCAGTCTCCAAGATCTGGAAATTAGTGGGTGTGAGAGTATTACGTGCTTCCCTAATGGAGGACTGCCGCCCCAGCTACAGCTTCTTACGATATTAAAATGCGAGAATATGAAGCAGCCGGTGAGGGAGTGGCTTACCCCCCTCACCTCCCTTGAATGGCTGGAGATCGACAGCGAGGTTGGAGGAGtgggagaggaggaggatctTGTGCTTCCGCTCCCTTCCTCTCTACTCAGGTTCTGGATTAGAGATATGGGGAAAGTTGAAAGACTGTCCAGcagtctccctccctctctccaatATTTAGGTATCTTCAATTGCCCGAAGCTGAGGGAGTTGCCCCAggatggcctccctccctccctagaATTTCTCTGGATCGAAGGATGTGGGATTCTGGAGGAGCGATGTAGGAAAGGGACCGGCTgctattggcccctcatccgCGAAATCCCACAAGTCACATTGGGTTGTGACGACTCCAAGTCAATTACTTGA